A genomic window from Sanguibacter antarcticus includes:
- a CDS encoding methyl-accepting chemotaxis protein: protein MSRLSSTSIMTRLVVVVVLSAVGMGALSLVASLIVRDRIMSERQDATRTVVETASGVIEYFGAQAQSGSMTQDEAKAAAIAAVRDLRYSESEYFWINDMSPTMIMHPIKPELEGTDLSQNADPDGKLLFVEMVDVVAADGAGIVAYQWPKPDSEDPQPKVSFVKGYEPWGWILGSGVYVDDVQGAALADAGRLLLSAAAIMVVTTVLCVGIARSIVRPIRRAADVLSAGDLNARLDEGRGRTELEHLAVSLNTMLDRSSSVAAEVSVVADQLATAASRLIESGDGIAAAADSATAQTVAVAGAASEVSSGIDSVAAGASEMGASIAEIAQNAHSAARIASDAVRAADATNRTVSALGESSAQISSVVKVITSIAAQTNLLALNATIEAARAGDAGKGFAVVAGEVKDLAQETARATDGISEQVVAIQSAVEQAAGEISQISDIIGRINDFQVTIAGAVEEQTATTNTMAQTVAAVAGGGRSIATTLQSVEDASRTTSREIGTIRDAARELAETSDKLQTAVAAFTR, encoded by the coding sequence ATGTCACGCTTGAGCTCCACGTCGATCATGACCCGCCTCGTGGTCGTCGTCGTCTTGTCCGCCGTCGGGATGGGAGCCCTGTCTCTCGTCGCGTCGCTCATCGTGCGCGACCGGATCATGTCCGAGCGGCAGGACGCCACCCGGACCGTCGTCGAGACCGCGTCCGGCGTCATCGAGTACTTCGGTGCGCAGGCACAGTCCGGCAGCATGACCCAAGACGAGGCGAAGGCCGCCGCGATCGCCGCCGTGCGGGACCTGCGGTACTCCGAGAGCGAGTACTTCTGGATCAACGACATGAGCCCGACGATGATCATGCATCCCATCAAGCCGGAGCTCGAGGGCACAGACCTGTCGCAGAACGCCGACCCCGACGGCAAGCTCCTCTTCGTCGAGATGGTCGACGTCGTCGCGGCTGACGGCGCTGGGATTGTCGCCTACCAGTGGCCCAAGCCTGACTCCGAGGACCCCCAGCCGAAGGTCTCCTTCGTCAAGGGGTACGAGCCCTGGGGCTGGATCCTCGGGTCAGGCGTCTATGTGGACGACGTCCAGGGTGCAGCGCTCGCCGACGCAGGCAGGCTCTTGCTCAGCGCAGCCGCGATCATGGTCGTCACCACCGTTCTGTGCGTCGGGATCGCCCGGTCGATCGTGCGCCCGATCCGCCGCGCCGCCGACGTCCTGTCTGCTGGTGACCTCAATGCCCGCCTCGACGAGGGGCGCGGGCGCACAGAGCTCGAGCACCTCGCAGTCTCGCTCAACACGATGCTCGACCGGTCCTCCTCCGTAGCCGCAGAGGTCTCGGTGGTGGCCGACCAGCTCGCGACCGCCGCGTCTCGGCTCATCGAGAGCGGCGACGGCATCGCGGCAGCGGCAGATTCCGCGACGGCTCAGACCGTCGCGGTCGCAGGGGCTGCGAGCGAGGTCTCCTCGGGGATCGACTCGGTGGCGGCCGGAGCCAGCGAGATGGGCGCCTCGATCGCGGAGATCGCCCAGAACGCGCACTCGGCGGCACGCATCGCGTCGGACGCGGTCCGGGCTGCTGACGCGACGAACCGGACGGTGAGCGCGCTCGGTGAGTCGTCGGCCCAGATCAGCAGCGTCGTGAAGGTCATCACGTCGATCGCGGCGCAGACCAACCTCCTCGCGCTCAACGCGACGATCGAGGCCGCACGCGCCGGCGACGCAGGGAAGGGGTTCGCGGTCGTCGCGGGGGAGGTCAAGGACCTCGCCCAGGAGACTGCGCGAGCGACCGACGGGATCTCCGAGCAGGTGGTCGCCATCCAGAGCGCGGTCGAGCAGGCGGCAGGAGAGATCTCGCAGATCTCCGACATCATCGGCAGGATCAACGACTTCCAGGTGACGATCGCCGGCGCGGTCGAGGAGCAGACCGCGACGACGAACACCATGGCGCAGACGGTCGCGGCCGTCGCCGGCGGCGGGCGGAGCATCGCCACGACCCTGCAGAGCGTCGAGGACGCGTCGAGGACCACGTCCCGCGAGATCGGCACGATCCGTGATGCTGCGCGCGAGCTGGCCGAGACCTCGGACAAGCTCCAGACAGCCGTGGCGGCCTTCACCCGGTAG
- a CDS encoding DUF456 domain-containing protein, with amino-acid sequence MNGLFELLVGLVILVGLFGAVTQIIPGSIIVLVAVGVWSAVTGGVAAWVVFGVGLVAVVVAAIIKYVLAGRHLKNAEVPGSTLVVGGVLGIVGFFVVPVVGLPIGFVGGVYLAELSRRHDQRLAWTSTKAALAATGITIVVELAGALVATGAWVVGLLVT; translated from the coding sequence ATGAACGGTCTCTTCGAGCTCCTCGTCGGGCTCGTCATCCTCGTCGGGCTCTTCGGTGCGGTCACCCAGATCATCCCGGGCAGCATCATCGTCCTCGTCGCTGTCGGCGTCTGGTCCGCCGTCACCGGAGGGGTCGCCGCATGGGTCGTCTTCGGCGTCGGTCTCGTCGCCGTCGTCGTCGCAGCGATCATCAAGTACGTGCTCGCCGGACGGCACCTCAAGAACGCCGAGGTGCCCGGCTCGACCCTCGTCGTCGGAGGCGTGCTCGGCATCGTCGGCTTCTTCGTCGTCCCGGTCGTCGGGCTCCCCATCGGGTTCGTCGGCGGCGTCTACCTCGCCGAGCTCTCCCGCCGCCACGACCAGCGCCTCGCCTGGACCTCGACCAAGGCGGCGCTCGCAGCGACAGGAATCACGATCGTCGTCGAGCTCGCCGGGGCGCTGGTGGCGACCGGAGCATGGGTGGTGGGGCTGCTCGTGACGTGA
- a CDS encoding nitrite/sulfite reductase encodes MTPSQATAVERSADEPTASARPARPARAARPNGQWKVDGTAPLNGNEAWKQEDGGLSVRERIETIYSKEGFDSITGDDLHGRFRWWGLYTQRKPGIDGGKTATLEPHELEDRYFMLRVRIDGGGLTTEQLRVIADISTEFGRDTADITDRQNIQLHWIEVESVPEIWRRLEAVGLHTTEACGDVPRVVLGSPVAGIAKDELIDPRPVIEEITRRYIGIPELANLPRKFKTAVTGHPSQDVVHEINDVAFVALEHPELGIGYDLWVAGGLSANPRLGERLGAFVTAEQAPDVWHGVVQIFRDYGYRRLRNKARLKFLLADWGTEKFRQVLEDEYLGYHLPDGPPAPKPPSPGDHVGVHEQRDGNFYIGAAPYVGRVSGSILTGVADLAESVGSQRVRLTPHQKLLVLDVPPADVAAVVTGLRALSLEAEPSAFRRNTIACTGIEYCKLAIVDTKETARLTIDDLETRLGDTSRLKPITLHVNGCPNSCARIQTADIGLKGQLVTNDAGEQEPGFQVHLGGGLANQDREFAGMGRTVRGLKVTSANLSEYVERVVRRYESDKTSDETFAEWSHRADEEALQ; translated from the coding sequence ATGACGCCCTCCCAGGCCACCGCTGTCGAGCGCTCTGCCGACGAACCCACCGCCTCTGCACGCCCCGCACGTCCTGCGCGCGCTGCCCGTCCCAACGGGCAGTGGAAGGTCGACGGCACAGCCCCGCTCAACGGCAACGAGGCCTGGAAACAAGAAGACGGCGGGCTCAGCGTCCGCGAACGGATCGAGACGATCTACTCGAAGGAGGGCTTCGACTCGATCACGGGCGACGACCTCCACGGCCGTTTTCGCTGGTGGGGCCTCTACACGCAGCGCAAGCCCGGCATCGACGGCGGGAAGACCGCCACGCTCGAGCCGCACGAGCTCGAGGACCGCTACTTCATGCTGCGCGTCCGCATCGACGGCGGCGGCCTCACCACCGAGCAGCTTCGCGTCATCGCCGACATCTCGACCGAGTTCGGCCGCGACACCGCCGATATCACGGACCGCCAGAACATCCAGCTCCACTGGATCGAGGTCGAGTCGGTCCCCGAGATCTGGCGCCGCCTCGAGGCTGTCGGCCTCCACACGACAGAAGCGTGCGGCGACGTCCCCCGCGTGGTGCTCGGCAGCCCGGTCGCCGGCATCGCCAAGGACGAGCTCATCGACCCGCGCCCGGTCATCGAGGAGATCACCCGCCGCTACATCGGGATCCCCGAGCTGGCGAACCTGCCGCGCAAGTTCAAGACCGCCGTCACCGGCCATCCCAGCCAGGACGTGGTCCACGAGATCAACGACGTCGCGTTCGTCGCGCTCGAGCACCCTGAGCTCGGCATCGGCTACGACCTCTGGGTCGCCGGCGGTCTGAGCGCCAACCCCCGGCTCGGCGAACGTCTCGGAGCGTTCGTCACAGCAGAGCAGGCACCTGACGTGTGGCACGGCGTGGTCCAGATCTTCCGTGACTACGGGTACCGCCGGCTGCGCAACAAGGCACGCCTGAAGTTCCTCCTCGCCGACTGGGGCACCGAGAAGTTCCGCCAGGTGCTCGAGGACGAGTACCTGGGCTATCACCTGCCCGACGGACCGCCCGCGCCGAAGCCACCGTCTCCCGGCGACCACGTGGGCGTGCACGAGCAGCGCGACGGCAACTTCTACATCGGGGCCGCGCCGTACGTCGGCCGTGTCTCGGGGTCCATCCTCACGGGCGTCGCCGACCTCGCCGAGTCTGTCGGCTCGCAGCGGGTGCGCCTCACCCCGCACCAGAAGCTCCTCGTCCTCGACGTGCCTCCGGCCGACGTCGCGGCCGTCGTCACGGGCCTGCGTGCGCTGAGCCTCGAGGCGGAGCCGAGCGCGTTCCGTCGCAACACCATCGCGTGCACCGGCATCGAGTACTGCAAGCTCGCGATCGTCGACACCAAAGAGACTGCGCGTCTCACGATCGACGACCTCGAGACACGCCTCGGAGACACCTCGCGTCTCAAGCCCATCACGCTGCACGTCAACGGGTGCCCCAACTCGTGCGCGCGCATCCAGACGGCCGACATCGGCCTCAAGGGTCAGCTCGTGACGAACGACGCGGGAGAGCAGGAGCCCGGCTTCCAGGTCCACCTCGGAGGCGGGCTCGCGAACCAGGACCGCGAGTTCGCGGGGATGGGACGCACCGTGCGCGGCCTCAAGGTCACGAGCGCCAACCTCTCGGAGTACGTCGAGCGGGTGGTCCGCCGCTACGAGAGCGACAAGACCAGCGACGAGACCTTCGCCGAGTGGTCCCACCGTGCCGACGAGGAGGCCCTGCAGTGA
- a CDS encoding phosphoadenylyl-sulfate reductase, producing MSQPIDASPLDALRAAAKARTEQRDAAKAAHAERRALEARPRRSPDELRAVVARGQEELAGSGIGAADEASAEQVVAWAVREFGDSIAVACSMADAVLPHVVAPLAPWVDVLFLDTGYHFAETRGTRDAVEQQMDVTIVDVLPLLTVAEQDEQHGTDLFGRDPGACCAMRKVEPLHRTLQGYELWVTGVRRDEAPTRSATPLVQWDEKNGLVKINPLAAWTLDDLLGYAAQHQVILNPLLNDGYPSIGCAPCTNRVAPGDDPRSGRWAGLDKTECGLHV from the coding sequence GTGAGCCAGCCCATCGACGCGAGCCCGCTGGACGCCCTGCGCGCCGCGGCGAAGGCCCGTACCGAGCAGCGTGACGCGGCCAAGGCCGCCCACGCGGAGCGACGTGCCCTCGAGGCTCGTCCCAGGCGCAGCCCGGACGAGCTCCGCGCCGTCGTGGCCCGCGGGCAGGAGGAGCTCGCCGGCTCCGGGATCGGCGCGGCAGACGAGGCGAGCGCCGAGCAGGTCGTCGCCTGGGCAGTGCGGGAGTTCGGCGACTCGATCGCCGTCGCGTGCTCGATGGCCGACGCGGTGCTGCCGCACGTCGTGGCGCCGCTCGCCCCGTGGGTCGATGTGCTCTTCCTCGACACCGGCTACCACTTCGCCGAGACCCGCGGGACCCGCGACGCCGTCGAGCAGCAGATGGACGTCACCATCGTCGACGTCCTCCCCCTGCTCACGGTCGCGGAGCAGGACGAGCAGCACGGCACGGACCTCTTCGGTCGCGACCCGGGTGCCTGCTGCGCGATGCGCAAGGTCGAGCCGCTGCACCGCACGCTCCAGGGCTACGAGCTCTGGGTCACCGGCGTGCGACGCGACGAGGCGCCGACCCGCAGCGCCACGCCGCTCGTCCAGTGGGACGAGAAGAACGGGCTCGTGAAGATCAACCCGCTCGCCGCGTGGACGTTGGACGACCTCCTCGGCTACGCCGCGCAGCACCAGGTCATCCTCAACCCGCTCCTCAACGACGGCTACCCCTCCATCGGCTGCGCTCCCTGCACCAACCGTGTCGCACCCGGCGACGACCCCCGCTCCGGCCGATGGGCCGGACTCGACAAGACCGAATGTGGGCTCCACGTATGA
- the cysD gene encoding sulfate adenylyltransferase subunit CysD — protein MTITETDDVDETTRRTTADTAPETSTLAPPARAERRLSQLDWLESESIHIIREVVAEFERPVLLFSGGKDSVVMLHLAVKAFWPAPVPFPVMHVDTGHNFPEVLAFRDATVDRLGLRLEVASVQDYIDDGRLSERADGTRNPLQTLPLLDAITGHKFDAVFGGARRDEEKARAKERVLSLRDEFGQWDPRNQRPELWNLYNGRHRPGEHVRAFPISNWTELDIWRYIERENIELPSLYYAHDREVFERDGMLLSVGPYSQPRDDEPVVTEQVRYRTVGDMSCTGAVESDATDVAAVITEVAATRITERGATRADDRISEAAMEDRKKVGYF, from the coding sequence ATGACGATCACCGAGACCGACGACGTCGACGAGACGACCCGGCGGACCACAGCAGACACTGCTCCTGAGACCAGCACGCTCGCACCGCCCGCTCGGGCGGAACGTCGGCTGAGCCAGCTCGACTGGCTCGAGAGCGAGTCGATCCACATCATCCGTGAGGTCGTCGCCGAGTTCGAGCGCCCCGTGCTCCTGTTCAGCGGCGGCAAGGACTCCGTCGTCATGCTCCACCTCGCCGTCAAGGCGTTCTGGCCGGCACCCGTGCCGTTCCCCGTCATGCACGTCGACACCGGGCACAACTTCCCCGAGGTCCTCGCGTTCCGCGACGCGACGGTCGACAGGCTCGGGCTCCGGCTCGAGGTCGCCAGCGTCCAGGACTACATCGACGACGGCCGGCTCTCAGAGCGCGCCGACGGCACCCGCAACCCGCTCCAGACGCTCCCGCTGCTCGACGCGATCACCGGGCACAAGTTCGACGCCGTCTTCGGCGGCGCACGCCGCGACGAGGAGAAGGCCCGCGCCAAAGAGCGCGTCCTGTCCCTGCGCGACGAGTTCGGGCAGTGGGACCCGCGCAACCAGCGCCCCGAGCTGTGGAACCTCTACAACGGGCGTCACCGGCCAGGCGAGCACGTCCGCGCATTCCCCATCTCCAACTGGACCGAGCTCGACATCTGGCGCTACATCGAGCGCGAGAACATCGAGCTGCCCAGCCTCTACTACGCCCACGACCGCGAGGTCTTCGAGCGAGACGGCATGCTCCTGTCCGTCGGGCCGTACTCCCAGCCGCGCGACGACGAGCCGGTCGTCACCGAGCAGGTGCGGTACCGCACCGTCGGCGACATGTCCTGCACCGGCGCCGTCGAGTCCGACGCCACAGACGTCGCCGCCGTCATCACCGAGGTCGCCGCGACCCGCATCACCGAGCGAGGCGCCACCCGCGCCGACGACCGCATCTCCGAAGCCGCCATGGAAGACCGCAAGAAAGTGGGGTACTTCTAG
- a CDS encoding sulfate adenylyltransferase subunit 1 — protein sequence MSTQTVSPTTTLLRLATAGSVDDGKSTLVGRLLFDSKSVLADQLDAVERVSRDRGLETTDLALLTDGLRAEREQGITIDVAYRYFATAKRSFILADCPGHVQYTRNTVTGASTADVVVLLIDARKGLLEQTRRHLAVASLLRVAHVIVAVNKIDLVGYSEERYLELAAEITQTGAGLGVADLRTIPVSALEGANIVDRSGKTPWYTGPSLLELLEELPPADEPSDESFRFPVQTVIRPQGAARDPRYRDYRGYAGQIAAGVVRVGDAVVVLPSGKRSEVAGIDTADGELTEAFAPQSVTLRLTDEIDVTRGDLIATAADAPVPTQDVEGTVAWLAERPLVPGSRVLLKHTTTTVQAVVRDVVGKLDLDTATLEPAERLELNDIGRVILRLASPIAAEEYLVSRRTGAFLLIDAADGGTLAAGMVGDALAAAITPEDRPAQYTI from the coding sequence GTGAGCACTCAGACCGTGAGCCCGACCACCACCCTGCTGCGCCTCGCCACCGCCGGGTCCGTCGACGACGGCAAGTCGACGCTCGTCGGCCGCCTCCTCTTCGACTCCAAGTCCGTGCTCGCCGACCAGCTCGACGCCGTAGAACGCGTCAGCCGTGACCGCGGCCTCGAGACGACCGACCTCGCGCTCCTCACCGACGGCCTCCGGGCCGAGCGGGAGCAAGGCATCACGATCGACGTCGCGTACCGGTACTTCGCCACCGCGAAGCGCTCGTTCATCCTCGCCGACTGCCCCGGGCACGTGCAGTACACGCGCAACACCGTCACGGGCGCCTCGACGGCCGACGTCGTCGTCCTGCTCATCGACGCGCGCAAGGGACTGCTCGAGCAGACCCGCCGACACCTCGCTGTCGCGTCGCTGCTCCGTGTGGCGCACGTGATCGTCGCCGTGAACAAGATCGACCTCGTCGGCTACTCCGAAGAGCGCTACCTCGAGCTCGCCGCCGAGATCACCCAGACCGGGGCGGGGCTGGGCGTCGCCGACCTGCGCACCATCCCCGTGTCCGCGCTCGAGGGCGCGAACATCGTCGACCGCTCCGGCAAGACACCGTGGTACACGGGTCCGAGCCTGCTCGAGCTCCTCGAGGAGCTCCCCCCGGCCGACGAGCCGAGCGACGAGTCCTTCCGCTTCCCTGTCCAGACGGTCATCCGTCCCCAGGGCGCGGCACGCGACCCGAGATACCGCGACTACCGCGGCTACGCAGGCCAGATCGCCGCCGGCGTCGTCCGTGTCGGCGACGCGGTCGTCGTCCTGCCGTCGGGGAAGCGGTCCGAGGTCGCCGGCATCGACACGGCCGACGGCGAGCTCACCGAGGCGTTCGCGCCCCAGTCCGTCACGCTGCGCCTCACCGACGAGATCGACGTGACCCGTGGCGACCTCATCGCGACGGCAGCCGATGCCCCCGTCCCGACGCAGGACGTCGAAGGGACCGTCGCCTGGCTCGCCGAGCGACCGCTCGTGCCAGGCTCGCGCGTGCTGCTCAAGCACACGACGACGACGGTCCAGGCAGTCGTCCGGGACGTCGTCGGAAAGCTCGACCTCGACACCGCGACCCTCGAGCCCGCCGAACGGCTCGAGCTCAACGACATCGGTCGCGTCATCCTGCGGCTCGCCTCACCGATCGCTGCTGAGGAGTACCTCGTGTCACGACGGACCGGTGCGTTCCTCCTCATCGACGCAGCCGACGGCGGCACGCTCGCTGCCGGCATGGTCGGCGACGCCCTCGCAGCAGCGATCACCCCCGAGGACCGTCCAGCGCAGTACACGATCTGA
- a CDS encoding ABC transporter substrate-binding protein: protein MTWPTTRFAGIVLRRSAVALLAPFLVLGLAACATTGRPANAAVFTDQGPADEVRIGYFANVTHAPALVADVEGYFADALGDDTTITFTTFNAGPAAIEALRGGSIDIAYLGPNPAITGYVTTNGSLLRIIAGAASGGAQLVVAPSITDVADLAGTQIATPQRGGTQDVAARAYLAKHGLSTDLRGGGDVDLVPTTNAQTLQLFTDGQIDGAWLPEPWASRLVLEAGAHVLVDEADLWPDGDFVTTTIVATQEFLGEHPDTVRAVLEAHVKAVDWIDEHPDDAAVVINDALAEKAGKALRADVLARSLSSLTFTVDPLASTLDDLFTHGLDAGTTELPLGIPPDGVLDGIYDLRLLDAVLDAHGEPPVDSAGLGKE, encoded by the coding sequence ATGACCTGGCCCACCACCCGGTTCGCCGGCATCGTCCTGCGTCGCTCCGCGGTCGCGCTCCTGGCACCCTTCCTGGTGCTCGGGCTCGCCGCGTGCGCGACGACGGGACGGCCTGCGAACGCAGCGGTCTTCACCGACCAGGGGCCCGCTGACGAGGTCCGGATCGGGTACTTCGCCAACGTCACGCACGCCCCCGCGCTCGTCGCGGACGTCGAGGGGTACTTCGCCGACGCGCTCGGTGACGACACGACGATCACCTTCACGACGTTCAACGCCGGACCGGCAGCGATCGAGGCGCTGCGCGGCGGGTCCATCGACATCGCCTACCTCGGCCCCAACCCGGCCATCACCGGGTACGTCACGACCAACGGCAGCCTCCTGCGCATCATCGCCGGTGCGGCCTCGGGCGGGGCGCAGCTCGTCGTCGCCCCCTCGATCACGGACGTCGCCGACCTGGCGGGCACGCAGATCGCGACACCCCAGCGAGGCGGGACGCAAGACGTCGCCGCCCGGGCGTACCTCGCAAAGCACGGGCTGAGCACCGACCTCCGCGGCGGCGGAGACGTCGACCTCGTGCCCACGACCAACGCCCAGACGCTCCAGCTCTTCACAGACGGTCAGATCGACGGAGCATGGCTCCCCGAACCGTGGGCGTCCCGCCTCGTCCTCGAGGCCGGCGCGCACGTTCTCGTCGACGAGGCAGACCTGTGGCCCGACGGCGACTTCGTCACGACCACCATCGTCGCCACCCAGGAGTTCCTCGGCGAGCACCCCGACACGGTCCGCGCCGTGCTCGAGGCTCACGTGAAGGCGGTCGACTGGATCGACGAGCACCCCGACGATGCCGCGGTCGTCATCAACGACGCCCTCGCCGAGAAAGCCGGCAAGGCGCTCCGCGCGGACGTGCTCGCCCGGTCGTTGTCCTCCCTGACGTTCACGGTCGACCCGCTCGCCAGCACGCTCGACGACCTGTTCACCCACGGTCTGGATGCCGGGACCACCGAGCTCCCGCTCGGCATCCCGCCCGACGGCGTGCTCGACGGGATCTACGACCTCCGTCTGCTCGACGCAGTGCTCGACGCCCACGGCGAGCCGCCCGTGGACTCCGCCGGACTCGGCAAGGAATGA
- a CDS encoding ABC transporter ATP-binding protein, translated as MSITTSPRTAPETAVPGTAQRTAVTISGVSKRFADDGPLVLDGIDLTIQPGEFVCLLGASGCGKSTLLNIMAGLDRPSAGSVDVIGEGAALMFQEAALFPWLTAGQNVDLALKLRGVARRDRGARVADLLGLVHLGGAADKRVHELSGGMRSRVALARALAQERDVLLMDEPFAALDAITRDLLHDELERVWQTTGRTVVFITHNVREAVRLGQRVLLMSSRPGRIVREWQVDVTGERSISAPEVARLAHEITDKLREEIRRHAV; from the coding sequence ATGAGCATCACCACCTCCCCGCGCACCGCCCCCGAGACCGCCGTGCCGGGCACCGCCCAGCGCACCGCCGTCACGATCTCGGGCGTGAGCAAGCGCTTCGCCGACGACGGCCCCCTCGTCCTCGACGGGATCGACCTGACGATCCAGCCAGGAGAGTTCGTCTGCCTGCTCGGGGCGTCGGGCTGCGGCAAGTCGACCCTGCTCAACATCATGGCCGGGCTAGACCGGCCCAGCGCAGGGAGCGTCGACGTCATCGGTGAGGGGGCTGCGCTCATGTTCCAAGAAGCCGCCCTCTTCCCGTGGCTCACCGCAGGCCAGAACGTCGACCTCGCGCTCAAGCTGCGCGGCGTCGCCAGGCGGGACCGCGGCGCCCGCGTCGCCGACCTCCTCGGTCTCGTCCACCTCGGTGGTGCAGCCGACAAGCGCGTCCACGAGCTCTCCGGCGGGATGCGCTCGCGCGTCGCCCTCGCCCGTGCGCTCGCTCAAGAGCGTGACGTGCTCCTCATGGACGAGCCCTTCGCCGCGCTCGACGCGATCACGCGCGACCTCCTGCACGACGAGCTCGAGCGCGTCTGGCAGACCACTGGTCGGACCGTCGTGTTCATCACGCACAACGTCCGCGAGGCCGTGCGCCTCGGCCAGCGGGTCCTGCTCATGTCCAGCCGACCCGGACGGATCGTGCGCGAGTGGCAGGTCGACGTCACCGGCGAACGCAGCATCTCCGCGCCCGAGGTGGCACGGCTCGCCCACGAGATCACCGACAAGCTGCGCGAGGAGATCCGCCGCCATGCCGTCTAG
- a CDS encoding ABC transporter permease, whose translation MPSSTTVPTPSTDENLSSLEAGLDALQTSTRARTTSVRKGLRALLPLAIAVSVLLLAWEVAFRLGPQDVTRFPPPALVGLTFLHLWSDDTVVEALATSVQRGAVGFVLAALIGTPLGIVVARVRWIRSSFGPLITGLQVLPSVAWVPAAVIWFGLSDVTIYTVILLGAVPSIINGIVAGVDQVPPLYKRVGLVLGANQVELVRHVILPAALPGYLAGLKQGWAFSWRSLMAAELIAVGGDIGFGLGQLLQQGRDLGDMSRIFVGIILILVVGIAVELLFFAPVERVVMRRRGLAVDADR comes from the coding sequence ATGCCGTCTAGCACCACGGTCCCGACACCGTCGACGGACGAGAACCTCAGCTCGCTCGAGGCTGGTCTCGACGCGCTCCAGACCTCGACGAGGGCTCGCACCACCAGTGTGCGCAAGGGCCTGCGGGCGTTGCTCCCCCTCGCGATCGCGGTCAGCGTCCTCCTTCTCGCGTGGGAGGTCGCGTTCCGGCTCGGCCCCCAGGACGTGACTCGGTTCCCGCCACCCGCGCTCGTCGGCCTGACGTTCCTGCACCTGTGGAGCGACGACACCGTCGTCGAGGCGCTCGCCACGAGCGTCCAGCGCGGGGCCGTCGGCTTCGTCCTCGCCGCCCTCATCGGCACACCGCTCGGGATCGTCGTCGCCCGGGTGCGATGGATACGCTCGTCGTTCGGTCCGCTCATCACCGGGCTCCAGGTGCTGCCGTCCGTCGCGTGGGTCCCGGCCGCAGTCATCTGGTTCGGGCTGAGCGACGTGACGATCTACACCGTCATCCTCCTGGGAGCCGTCCCGTCGATCATCAACGGGATCGTCGCCGGGGTGGACCAGGTGCCGCCGCTCTACAAGCGCGTCGGCCTCGTGCTCGGCGCGAACCAGGTCGAGCTCGTCCGCCACGTCATCCTGCCCGCCGCCCTGCCCGGCTACCTCGCGGGGCTCAAGCAGGGCTGGGCGTTCTCGTGGCGGTCGCTCATGGCTGCCGAGCTCATCGCCGTCGGCGGAGACATCGGCTTCGGTCTCGGCCAGCTGCTCCAGCAGGGTCGGGACCTCGGCGACATGTCCCGCATCTTCGTCGGCATCATCCTCATCCTCGTCGTCGGCATCGCCGTCGAGCTGCTGTTCTTCGCCCCGGTCGAGCGGGTGGTCATGCGTCGACGCGGGCTCGCTGTGGACGCGGACCGGTGA